One Kitasatospora sp. NBC_01266 genomic window carries:
- a CDS encoding Rieske 2Fe-2S domain-containing protein, translating into MGLSRKYARNITQGPTPADVALPPVLPYPDGWSAVAFSDELKPGAVLTRPLQGEDVVLYRLRDGRLRAVRPYCPHLGAHLGLGAVEGDDLVCVFHRFAFGPDGSCVRTGYGAPPPRAALAQLPVREVNDAVFVWRHHDGRAPDWEIPVFHGLDDQPLRSTTWELAGHAQEVMENAVDLGHFAPLHGCARAELAAPVEFDRETFRVSMRIWEKVPVLGELLTELEFRGYGLGCLRGDMHLPRFGVRTRMMVLITMIGPHRLQLRQSGRVLVAPPVRLPQPLARQLNRSLTYLLAGPLFKGSCEFAAADFPIWATKRYQSPPRLAQGDGPIGPYRHWARQFYPGGAPLRLPEPSQGQGGEPLPVTGAPDGGLAVTAPAGSPQRPDRESASGPG; encoded by the coding sequence ATGGGATTGTCGCGTAAATATGCGCGAAATATCACGCAGGGGCCGACTCCGGCCGATGTGGCGTTGCCGCCGGTGCTGCCCTATCCGGATGGTTGGTCGGCGGTGGCTTTCTCCGATGAGTTGAAGCCCGGTGCGGTGCTGACCCGGCCGCTCCAGGGCGAGGATGTCGTGCTGTACCGGCTGCGCGACGGCCGGCTGCGGGCGGTTCGTCCGTACTGCCCGCACCTGGGTGCGCATCTCGGCCTCGGTGCGGTGGAGGGCGATGACCTGGTCTGCGTCTTCCACCGGTTCGCCTTCGGTCCGGACGGCTCCTGTGTGCGGACGGGGTACGGCGCGCCGCCGCCCAGGGCGGCGCTGGCGCAGCTGCCGGTGCGCGAGGTCAATGACGCGGTCTTCGTCTGGCGCCACCACGACGGCCGGGCGCCGGACTGGGAGATCCCGGTCTTCCACGGGCTCGACGACCAGCCGCTGCGGTCCACCACCTGGGAGCTGGCCGGCCATGCGCAGGAAGTCATGGAGAACGCCGTGGACCTGGGGCACTTCGCCCCCCTGCACGGCTGCGCCAGGGCGGAGTTGGCGGCCCCGGTCGAGTTCGACCGGGAGACGTTCCGGGTCTCGATGCGGATCTGGGAGAAGGTCCCGGTCCTCGGCGAGCTGCTGACCGAGCTGGAGTTCCGCGGCTACGGACTCGGCTGCCTGCGCGGCGACATGCATCTGCCGAGGTTCGGCGTCCGGACCCGGATGATGGTGCTGATCACCATGATCGGGCCGCACCGGCTGCAACTGCGGCAGTCCGGGCGGGTCCTGGTGGCGCCGCCGGTTCGGCTGCCGCAGCCGCTGGCCCGGCAGCTGAACCGCTCGCTGACGTATCTGCTGGCCGGGCCGTTGTTCAAGGGGAGCTGCGAGTTCGCGGCTGCCGACTTCCCGATCTGGGCCACCAAGCGGTACCAGTCCCCGCCGAGGCTCGCCCAGGGGGACGGGCCGATCGGCCCGTACCGGCACTGGGCCCGGCAGTTCTATCCGGGTGGTGCGCCGCTGCGGCTTCCCGAGCCGTCCCAGGGGCAGGGCGGCGAGCCGCTGCCGGTGACGGGTGCGCCGGACGGCGGCCTGGCGGTGACCGCGCCGGCCGGGTCGCCACAGCGGCCTGACCGTGAATCAGCGAGCGGACCGGGCTGA
- a CDS encoding MDR family NADP-dependent oxidoreductase, whose protein sequence is MKIEKWVVQEHLDGVPDVRRIYRKVTEQLEVRLRDDEMLLRTRYISVDPYLQGICQDTPVGDHMGADSIMEVLEAGPRAMHQAGDLVQGFGGWRTHLISNGEAELWATGRFPMVFPAYRRLDPEQYDEALPLSTALSVLGGAGMTAWGILTKFLTVRPGDTVLISGASGTIGTLVGQLAKRAGARVVGTTGSPEKAGHLTRLGFDRVVPLRTDDDVEKAHKLLSEAAPDGIDKYVDNLGGSITDAAFAMLNTDSQVAVCWQWATQVDGEHSGPRLLPYIMFPRTTIRGIFAPEWFTEPNWAALHRELGGMVRRGEVRYDQTVYRGFDAVPEAYRSLFSAPAGNRGKVLVSL, encoded by the coding sequence GTGAAGATCGAGAAGTGGGTCGTCCAGGAACACCTCGACGGCGTCCCCGATGTCCGCAGGATCTACCGCAAGGTGACCGAGCAGCTCGAGGTCCGGCTGCGGGACGACGAGATGCTGCTGCGGACGCGGTACATCTCTGTCGACCCCTACCTCCAGGGCATCTGCCAGGACACGCCGGTCGGCGACCACATGGGCGCCGACTCGATCATGGAGGTGCTGGAGGCGGGGCCCCGGGCGATGCATCAGGCAGGCGACCTGGTCCAGGGCTTCGGCGGCTGGCGCACCCACCTGATCAGCAACGGCGAGGCCGAGCTCTGGGCGACCGGGCGGTTCCCGATGGTCTTCCCGGCCTACCGGCGCCTCGACCCGGAGCAGTACGACGAGGCGCTGCCGCTCTCCACCGCCCTGAGCGTGCTCGGCGGCGCGGGCATGACCGCCTGGGGCATCCTGACGAAGTTCCTCACCGTCCGACCCGGTGACACGGTCCTGATCAGCGGCGCCTCGGGCACCATCGGCACTCTGGTCGGCCAGTTGGCCAAGCGGGCGGGCGCCCGCGTGGTCGGCACCACCGGCTCGCCGGAGAAGGCCGGCCACCTGACCCGGCTGGGCTTCGACCGGGTCGTCCCGCTCCGCACGGACGACGACGTGGAGAAGGCCCACAAGCTCCTCAGCGAAGCCGCTCCGGACGGCATCGACAAGTACGTCGACAACCTGGGCGGCAGCATCACCGACGCCGCGTTCGCCATGCTCAACACCGACAGCCAGGTCGCGGTCTGCTGGCAGTGGGCCACCCAGGTCGACGGGGAGCACAGCGGGCCCCGGCTGCTCCCGTACATCATGTTCCCCCGCACGACCATCCGGGGGATCTTCGCGCCGGAGTGGTTCACCGAGCCGAACTGGGCCGCGCTGCACCGGGAGTTGGGCGGCATGGTGCGACGCGGCGAGGTCCGCTACGACCAGACCGTGTACCGGGGGTTCGACGCCGTTCCGGAGGCCTACCGGAGCCTGTTCAGCGCCCCGGCGGGCAATCGCGGCAAGGTACTCGTCTCGCTGTGA
- a CDS encoding methyltransferase, which produces MRLAAGGCFARALAAAARLDLAGVLAGGFLSHGELADRTGSHPEVLLRLLQTLALAGVLERDEHGRFGLAASCAALRGDHPRSVRNLCILLAETYDDAFAALPETVRTGESGFRQVFGSSLYEHLEREPEAGRVFDAAMAELARPVAAELADRHDFSAVCRVIDVGGGDGTLLAGLLARHPQLEGICVDRPSVCQRAVSPLARLLFHPADIFAAVPAGGDRYLLKNVLHDWPPEDCLRLLTAVRTAMRGGDRAARLLVLEPMIEAESDGPHALFQLVLCETGTRGFTEPELRKLLDRAGFEVLARDQLPSGHHLLECAPAPTADRPTDHATHHLTDQLPGSTT; this is translated from the coding sequence ATGCGACTCGCCGCCGGCGGCTGCTTCGCCCGCGCCCTGGCGGCCGCCGCCCGGCTGGACCTCGCGGGCGTCCTGGCCGGCGGATTCCTGTCGCACGGTGAACTCGCCGACCGCACCGGTTCCCACCCCGAGGTCCTGCTGCGCCTGCTCCAGACGCTGGCCCTGGCCGGCGTCCTCGAACGCGACGAGCACGGGCGCTTCGGGCTCGCCGCGAGCTGCGCCGCGCTGCGTGGCGACCACCCGCGCTCGGTGCGCAACCTGTGCATCCTGCTCGCCGAGACCTACGACGACGCCTTCGCGGCGCTTCCCGAGACCGTGCGCACCGGGGAGTCCGGCTTCCGGCAGGTCTTCGGCAGCTCGCTCTACGAGCACCTGGAGCGCGAACCGGAGGCCGGGCGGGTCTTCGACGCGGCGATGGCCGAGCTCGCCCGCCCGGTGGCGGCCGAACTCGCCGACCGGCACGACTTCTCCGCCGTGTGCCGGGTGATCGACGTCGGCGGCGGCGACGGCACCCTGCTGGCCGGACTGCTGGCCCGCCACCCGCAGTTGGAGGGGATCTGCGTCGACCGGCCGAGCGTCTGCCAACGGGCCGTCAGCCCGCTGGCCCGCCTCCTCTTCCACCCCGCCGACATCTTCGCGGCCGTGCCCGCCGGCGGCGACCGCTACCTGCTGAAGAACGTGCTGCACGACTGGCCGCCCGAGGACTGCCTGCGCCTGCTGACCGCCGTGCGCACGGCGATGCGCGGCGGCGACCGGGCGGCCCGCCTGCTGGTGCTGGAACCGATGATCGAGGCGGAGTCGGACGGCCCGCACGCGCTCTTCCAACTGGTGCTCTGCGAGACCGGCACCAGGGGCTTCACCGAGCCCGAGTTGCGCAAGCTGCTGGACCGGGCGGGCTTCGAGGTGCTCGCCCGCGACCAGCTGCCCAGCGGTCACCACCTCCTGGAGTGCGCACCCGCTCCGACCGCCGACCGCCCCACCGACCATGCCACCCACCACCTCACCGACCAGCTGCCAGGGAGCACCACGTGA
- a CDS encoding phytoene desaturase family protein has translation MIIIGAGIGGLSTGCYARMNGYRTQVLEMHEIPGGCCTAWERGDFTFDACVSWLLGNGPGNEMHQIWLELGALQGKRMRHFDVFNIVRGRDGRAVHFYSDPDRLQQHLLALSPADARLIQDFCDGLRTFRKALANYPFLAPVGLMRRAERWRMLASFLPHFNVIRRSLGTLMTDYSARFQDPLLREAFNFILYEKHPAFPVLPFYFQLASHANRSAGVPEGGSLGLARSIEQRYRRLGGSVTYNAKVEEVLVEDDRAVGVRLSDGRELRADIVVSACDGRTTLMKLLNGRYLNPTYRRLYTSTIDQPGMVFPGYVTLFLGLRRAFPAGDPCTTYLLDEDLAAALPGIRHPSINVQFRSRHYPELSPPDSTVVYASYFSDIEPWRALRGGPEQSTRSRGGTELHTLPVRHSRAYSAAKRQVRTTIQGFLEERFPGLTESIAVRDVSTPLTQVRYTGNYDGTVLGWQPFTAGGETLEAEIKKNGPALPGLANFYLSGVWATTGGLIRAAAAGRHVMHFICRDDGRPFTAWIDDSAPPPTHVLEQVHPPTLPRQPADTTLEPLP, from the coding sequence ATGATCATCATCGGCGCGGGGATCGGCGGCCTCTCCACCGGCTGCTACGCGCGGATGAACGGCTACCGGACCCAGGTCCTGGAGATGCACGAGATCCCCGGCGGCTGCTGCACCGCCTGGGAGCGGGGCGACTTCACCTTCGACGCTTGCGTCAGCTGGCTGCTCGGCAACGGCCCCGGCAACGAGATGCACCAGATCTGGCTCGAACTCGGCGCGCTCCAGGGCAAACGGATGCGCCACTTCGACGTCTTCAACATCGTCCGGGGACGCGACGGCCGAGCGGTCCACTTCTACTCCGACCCGGACCGGCTCCAGCAGCACCTGCTCGCCCTCTCGCCCGCCGACGCCCGCCTGATCCAGGACTTCTGCGACGGCCTGCGGACCTTCCGCAAGGCGCTCGCCAACTACCCCTTCCTCGCCCCGGTCGGCCTGATGCGCCGAGCGGAGCGCTGGCGGATGCTGGCCTCCTTCCTGCCGCACTTCAACGTGATCCGCCGGTCGCTCGGCACCCTGATGACCGACTACTCGGCCCGCTTCCAGGACCCGCTGCTGCGCGAGGCCTTCAACTTCATCCTCTACGAGAAGCACCCGGCCTTCCCCGTGCTGCCCTTCTACTTCCAGCTGGCCTCGCACGCGAACCGCTCCGCCGGCGTCCCCGAGGGCGGATCGCTGGGCCTGGCCAGGTCCATCGAGCAGCGCTACCGGCGGCTCGGCGGCTCGGTGACCTACAACGCCAAGGTCGAGGAGGTGCTGGTCGAGGACGACCGGGCGGTGGGCGTGCGGCTCAGCGACGGGCGCGAGCTGCGCGCCGACATCGTGGTCTCCGCCTGCGACGGCCGCACCACCCTGATGAAGCTGCTGAACGGCCGCTACCTCAACCCGACCTACCGGCGGCTCTACACCAGCACCATCGACCAGCCCGGCATGGTCTTCCCCGGCTACGTCACCCTCTTCCTCGGCCTGCGCCGCGCCTTCCCCGCCGGGGACCCCTGCACCACCTACCTGCTGGACGAGGACCTGGCCGCCGCGCTGCCCGGCATCCGCCATCCCAGCATCAACGTCCAGTTCCGCAGCCGGCACTACCCGGAGCTCTCCCCGCCGGACAGCACCGTCGTCTACGCCAGCTACTTCAGCGACATCGAGCCCTGGCGCGCCCTGCGCGGGGGCCCCGAGCAGTCCACCCGCAGCCGCGGCGGAACGGAGCTGCACACCCTGCCGGTGCGCCACAGCCGCGCGTACTCGGCCGCCAAACGCCAGGTGCGCACGACCATCCAGGGCTTCCTGGAAGAGCGCTTCCCCGGCCTCACCGAGTCGATCGCCGTGCGCGACGTGTCCACCCCGCTCACCCAGGTCCGCTACACCGGCAACTACGACGGGACGGTGCTGGGCTGGCAGCCGTTCACGGCGGGCGGCGAGACCCTCGAAGCCGAGATCAAGAAGAACGGCCCCGCGCTGCCGGGCCTGGCGAACTTCTACCTCTCCGGCGTCTGGGCCACCACCGGCGGGCTGATCCGGGCCGCCGCGGCGGGGCGGCACGTCATGCACTTCATCTGCCGCGACGACGGCAGGCCGTTCACCGCCTGGATCGACGACAGCGCGCCCCCGCCGACCCACGTCCTCGAACAGGTCCACCCACCGACCCTGCCCCGGCAACCCGCCGACACCACCCTGGAGCCGCTCCCGTGA
- a CDS encoding phytoene desaturase family protein, with amino-acid sequence MPRCWTGSISHPTPGWSARSSPASVPAVRDGRAARDARRAGDPPEVIIIGAGIGGLSTGCYAQMSGMRTRILEKHVLPGGCCTAWSREDYLFDYCIEWLIGTAAGNDANRIWRELGALDGKSITNFEMFNRVTDEHGRSVTFYHDPDRLERHLLELSPADAKPIRAFCRDLRRFTALDLHPFLKPTALQTPTEKLRTLRTVLPDFRLFWRTAATPMSAFAERFQDPLLRRALPNIFFQDHENFPLLPYLFNLAAAHNDNCGIPQGGSLGLARSIEQRYTSLGGRIDYRARVARILVENDRAIGVELKNGTRHFADHVVSACDGRTTVYGLLGGQYTSPTVDRLYQQLLTAPGILYPGVVSAFVGLDGDLGPNEAHSTTYLLSGAEQQALPGSLQGSLVVQLRSRYSEGFAPPGKSVLHCTYFSDYAQWKALRTADRREYRARKSQVADFVRDFLERRYPGIGPRIELLDVATPVTTERFTGNTHGSILAWMSFSAADDLATRLVNKERMRLPGLAGFSMAGQWIGMGGLIRAASSGRFATQFLCAELGLEFRAWESTDRTPWHPDRLGPLPHHAKRSTHQPAARPR; translated from the coding sequence ATGCCGAGATGCTGGACCGGGAGTATCTCGCACCCAACGCCGGGCTGGTCCGCGCGATCCTCACCGGCGTCGGTGCCCGCGGTGCGTGACGGCCGAGCCGCCCGGGACGCCCGCCGGGCCGGCGACCCGCCCGAAGTGATCATCATCGGCGCGGGCATCGGCGGCCTGTCCACCGGCTGCTACGCGCAGATGAGCGGCATGCGCACGCGCATCCTCGAGAAGCACGTGCTGCCCGGCGGCTGCTGCACGGCCTGGTCGCGCGAGGACTACCTGTTCGACTACTGCATCGAGTGGCTGATCGGCACGGCCGCCGGGAACGACGCCAACCGGATCTGGCGGGAACTCGGCGCGCTCGACGGCAAGAGCATCACCAACTTCGAGATGTTCAACCGGGTCACCGACGAGCACGGCAGGTCGGTGACCTTCTACCACGACCCCGACCGGCTGGAGCGGCACCTGCTGGAGCTCTCCCCCGCCGACGCGAAGCCGATCCGCGCCTTCTGCCGGGACCTGCGCCGCTTCACCGCCCTGGACCTCCACCCCTTCCTCAAACCGACCGCGCTCCAGACACCCACCGAGAAGCTCCGCACGCTGCGCACCGTGCTGCCGGACTTCCGGCTGTTCTGGCGCACCGCCGCGACCCCGATGAGCGCCTTCGCCGAGCGGTTCCAGGACCCGCTGCTGCGCCGGGCGCTGCCCAACATCTTCTTCCAGGACCACGAGAACTTCCCGCTGCTGCCCTACCTGTTCAACCTCGCCGCCGCGCACAACGACAACTGCGGTATCCCCCAAGGCGGTTCACTCGGACTGGCGCGCTCGATCGAGCAGCGGTACACCTCCCTGGGCGGCCGGATCGACTACCGGGCGCGGGTGGCCCGGATCCTGGTCGAGAACGACCGCGCGATCGGGGTCGAACTCAAGAACGGCACAAGGCACTTCGCCGACCACGTCGTCTCGGCCTGCGACGGCCGGACCACCGTCTACGGACTACTGGGCGGGCAGTACACCAGCCCCACCGTCGACCGGCTCTACCAGCAACTGCTCACCGCGCCCGGCATCCTGTACCCGGGCGTGGTCTCCGCCTTCGTGGGCCTGGACGGCGACCTCGGCCCGAACGAGGCGCACAGCACCACCTACCTGCTCTCCGGGGCCGAGCAGCAGGCCCTGCCGGGCTCGCTGCAGGGCAGCCTGGTGGTGCAACTGCGCTCACGCTACTCCGAGGGCTTCGCGCCACCGGGAAAGTCCGTGCTGCACTGCACCTACTTCAGCGACTACGCCCAGTGGAAGGCGCTGCGCACCGCGGATCGCCGGGAGTACCGCGCCCGCAAGTCCCAGGTCGCCGACTTCGTCCGGGACTTCCTGGAGCGACGCTATCCGGGGATCGGCCCGCGGATCGAACTGCTCGACGTGGCAACCCCGGTGACCACCGAGCGGTTCACCGGCAACACCCACGGCTCCATCCTCGCCTGGATGTCCTTCTCCGCGGCGGACGACCTGGCCACCCGGCTGGTCAACAAGGAGCGGATGCGCCTGCCGGGCTTGGCCGGCTTCTCGATGGCCGGGCAGTGGATCGGCATGGGCGGACTGATCCGGGCCGCCTCCTCCGGCCGGTTCGCCACCCAGTTCCTCTGCGCGGAGCTGGGCCTGGAGTTCCGGGCCTGGGAGAGCACCGACCGCACGCCCTGGCACCCCGACCGGCTGGGCCCACTGCCCCACCACGCCAAGCGGTCCACGCATCAGCCGGCCGCCAGACCCCGATAG